A genome region from Thalassotalea euphylliae includes the following:
- a CDS encoding dicarboxylate/amino acid:cation symporter, protein MNLIIKLIAGIVGGMLIGLYAPDFIVQLLFTAQTLIGQLIKFTIPLIILFYIASGIASLPQGSGSLLGKTVGLAYGSTIVAGTLAFLIASSILPSLVSGNALEAAAEGEKLKGFIDISIPPLFEVMTALALAFILGIGISAINATSLRKGINEARDIVEVLLSKVIIPALPLYIAGVFAEMTVDGTVFSTLKTFGVVLVLAIVMHWLWISVLYIGSAAAMGKSPLSLLKNMLPAYFTALGTMSSAATIPVSLRATKENKVRDGIANFTVPLCASIHLSGSTITIVTCATAVMLLTPEIALPGIGGMVPFILMLGVTMIAAPGAPGGAVMSALGLLGTMLGFTDAALALMIALYLAQDSFGTACNVTGDGAIALWVDKFAGEQGLADAQGETKAQA, encoded by the coding sequence ATGAACCTAATCATTAAACTCATCGCCGGTATCGTTGGCGGTATGCTAATTGGCCTTTACGCGCCAGATTTTATTGTTCAACTACTGTTTACTGCACAAACCCTGATTGGCCAGCTGATCAAATTTACCATCCCACTGATTATTCTGTTCTATATTGCCAGCGGTATCGCATCTTTGCCGCAAGGCTCAGGCTCGCTGCTTGGTAAAACCGTCGGTTTAGCCTACGGCTCAACCATAGTGGCCGGTACGTTAGCGTTTCTAATTGCTAGCTCAATTTTACCAAGCTTAGTGTCGGGTAATGCCTTGGAAGCTGCCGCGGAAGGCGAAAAGCTCAAAGGCTTTATCGATATTAGTATCCCGCCGCTTTTTGAAGTGATGACGGCGCTAGCGTTAGCCTTTATTTTAGGTATCGGTATTAGTGCAATCAATGCGACTAGCTTGCGTAAGGGCATTAATGAAGCGCGTGATATTGTAGAAGTACTATTAAGTAAGGTAATTATTCCAGCTTTACCGCTATACATTGCCGGTGTATTTGCGGAAATGACGGTGGATGGCACGGTATTCTCAACATTGAAAACTTTTGGTGTAGTGCTAGTGCTGGCGATAGTGATGCATTGGTTATGGATTTCAGTGCTATATATCGGTAGCGCCGCAGCCATGGGTAAATCACCGCTTAGCCTCTTAAAAAACATGCTTCCGGCTTATTTTACCGCGCTAGGTACAATGTCGAGCGCAGCAACGATTCCGGTGTCACTTCGTGCGACCAAGGAAAACAAAGTACGCGATGGTATTGCTAACTTTACCGTGCCACTTTGTGCATCAATTCACTTAAGTGGCTCAACCATTACCATCGTAACTTGTGCGACTGCGGTCATGTTATTAACCCCTGAAATTGCCTTACCGGGTATTGGCGGCATGGTGCCGTTTATTTTAATGCTAGGGGTAACCATGATTGCTGCGCCAGGCGCACCAGGTGGTGCGGTGATGTCAGCACTTGGTTTACTGGGCACTATGCTAGGTTTCACCGATGCAGCATTAGCCCTGATGATTGCTCTGTACTTAGCGCAAGATAGCTTCGGTACGGCTTGTAATGTTACCGGCGATGGTGCTATTGCTTTATGGGTTGATAAGTTCGCTGGTGAGCAGGGCCTAGCTGATGCACAAGGCGAAACCAAAGCTCAAGCATAA
- the astB gene encoding N-succinylarginine dihydrolase, translating into MNTKLVNSKEVNFDGLVGPTHNYAGLSEGNVASLSNANDTSSPKQAAKQGLKKMKALHDMGVTQGILAPQERPDMYALRRLGFTGTDAQVLEAAYKQAPALLSACCSASSMWTANAATVSPAADTADGKVHFTPANLTNKFHRSLEPDTTGNILKATFNDENHFIHHQHLPDNDHFGDEGAANHTRLCGDYHEVGVEIFTFGRYAFNRNKPMPSKFPARQTIEASKAVARLHGLSDAQTVYVQQNPGVIDQGVFHNDVIAVGNQNVLFYHQEAFLDTELFLNELRTKFGGELHAVEVKTEQVSVADCVSTYLFNTQIITLPSGEMAIIAPMHCHDNPSVKAYLDELVTLNTPIKQVHYFDVNESMKNGGGPACLRLRVAMSEQEVNAVNQQCLLTDAKFAELNTWVDKHYRDQLTFDDLRDPVLVTESRTALDELTQILALGSVYRFQQ; encoded by the coding sequence ATGAATACAAAGCTAGTAAACAGCAAAGAAGTTAACTTTGATGGCTTGGTAGGTCCAACCCATAACTACGCAGGGCTGTCGGAAGGTAATGTTGCGTCGTTAAGCAATGCTAATGACACCTCTAGCCCGAAACAAGCGGCTAAGCAAGGTTTGAAAAAAATGAAAGCCTTGCATGACATGGGGGTGACGCAAGGTATTTTAGCGCCGCAAGAACGTCCTGATATGTATGCACTACGTCGCCTTGGCTTTACCGGTACTGATGCGCAAGTATTGGAAGCTGCCTACAAGCAAGCACCAGCGCTTTTGTCAGCTTGTTGTTCAGCATCAAGCATGTGGACAGCCAACGCTGCTACCGTATCACCTGCAGCAGACACTGCTGATGGTAAGGTACATTTTACTCCTGCAAACTTAACTAATAAGTTTCACCGTTCATTAGAGCCAGATACGACAGGTAATATTTTAAAAGCGACATTTAACGACGAAAACCACTTCATACATCACCAACATTTACCAGACAATGATCACTTTGGTGATGAAGGTGCGGCAAACCATACGCGTCTATGTGGTGACTATCATGAAGTAGGTGTGGAGATCTTCACTTTTGGGCGTTACGCATTTAACCGCAACAAGCCAATGCCGAGTAAATTCCCAGCTCGTCAAACCATCGAAGCAAGTAAAGCCGTGGCCCGTTTACATGGCTTGTCTGACGCCCAAACTGTTTATGTCCAGCAAAACCCAGGCGTAATTGACCAAGGTGTTTTCCACAACGATGTGATTGCGGTTGGTAACCAAAATGTGCTTTTCTATCACCAAGAAGCCTTCCTTGATACCGAGCTGTTCCTAAACGAACTACGCACTAAGTTCGGCGGTGAGTTACACGCGGTTGAGGTTAAAACTGAGCAAGTATCCGTTGCTGATTGTGTTAGCACTTACTTATTTAACACGCAGATCATTACCTTGCCGTCTGGTGAAATGGCCATCATTGCGCCAATGCACTGTCATGATAACCCAAGCGTAAAAGCTTACTTAGATGAATTAGTGACACTTAATACACCAATCAAGCAAGTTCACTACTTTGATGTTAACGAAAGTATGAAAAACGGTGGTGGCCCAGCGTGCTTGCGTTTACGTGTAGCGATGAGCGAGCAAGAAGTGAATGCCGTTAACCAGCAATGTTTATTAACGGATGCTAAGTTTGCAGAATTAAATACTTGGGTTGATAAGCATTATCGCGACCAGTTAACGTTCGATGATTTACGTGACCCTGTGTTAGTCACAGAATCGCGCACTGCACTTGATGAATTAACGCAAATTTTAGCGCTAGGCAGTGTATATCGTTTCCAGCAGTAG
- a CDS encoding SPFH domain-containing protein, which yields MKEKVGFSLNGYLAALILLVLQVLSVISLISYADQPSAPIGSILFILIVGVCWPGLFIIQPNQAKVMTFFGSYVGTVKHSGLRWTIPLFVRRNISLRIRNFESGQLKVNDNHGNPIEIAAVVVWAVDDTAEAVFEVDDYESYVSIQSEAALRNMATTYPYDLHEGDAVALRSHPKEVSESLKTEIQQRLDKAGVHVLEARISHLAYAPEIASAMLQRQQASAIVAARSKIVEGAVGMVEAALAKLSEKEIVDLDEERKAAMVSNLLVVLCGEHNTQPVINAGSLY from the coding sequence ATGAAAGAAAAAGTAGGATTTTCACTCAATGGTTATTTAGCGGCTCTGATATTACTGGTGCTACAAGTGCTATCGGTGATCAGTTTAATCAGCTATGCAGATCAGCCTAGCGCCCCAATTGGCAGCATTTTATTCATCCTGATCGTCGGTGTTTGTTGGCCCGGCTTATTTATTATTCAACCTAATCAGGCCAAGGTGATGACTTTCTTTGGCAGTTACGTTGGCACAGTTAAGCACAGCGGTTTGCGTTGGACGATTCCGTTATTTGTGCGCCGCAATATTTCACTTCGTATTCGTAACTTTGAAAGCGGTCAGCTTAAGGTTAATGACAATCACGGTAACCCGATTGAAATTGCCGCTGTCGTTGTTTGGGCAGTCGATGATACGGCTGAAGCAGTTTTTGAAGTTGATGATTACGAGAGTTACGTCAGCATTCAAAGTGAAGCAGCATTGCGTAATATGGCAACAACCTATCCCTACGACCTACACGAAGGTGATGCAGTCGCGCTACGTAGCCATCCCAAAGAGGTTTCTGAGTCGTTAAAAACAGAAATTCAGCAACGCTTAGATAAAGCTGGCGTACATGTTTTGGAAGCACGAATCAGTCATTTGGCCTATGCACCAGAAATTGCCAGTGCTATGCTCCAACGCCAGCAAGCGTCAGCGATTGTCGCAGCACGTAGTAAAATTGTGGAGGGTGCTGTCGGTATGGTAGAGGCAGCACTCGCTAAGTTGTCAGAAAAAGAGATTGTTGATCTAGATGAAGAGCGCAAAGCAGCGATGGTGAGTAATTTATTGGTAGTGCTGTGTGGCGAGCATAATACTCAACCTGTGATCAATGCTGGTAGCCTTTATTAG
- a CDS encoding ribosome recycling factor family protein, producing MTKHSSSTIVLPSFLRKTMKAYALKAAIRECGCELNRIGRSRNWRLIADKYQLQDIIDFIEANDEQSWLWLAKHLKAQQETLTHDDLVFIAKQNTGITVNQLIAKTDCTAAQARRVIDELEFL from the coding sequence GTGACAAAACATTCATCATCTACAATCGTCCTGCCGTCGTTTTTGCGTAAAACGATGAAAGCCTATGCCCTTAAGGCTGCTATTCGCGAGTGTGGCTGTGAACTCAATCGAATTGGTCGATCGCGCAATTGGCGCCTTATTGCCGACAAATACCAACTCCAAGATATTATCGATTTTATTGAAGCAAATGATGAGCAAAGTTGGTTGTGGCTGGCAAAGCATTTAAAAGCCCAGCAAGAAACACTGACACATGATGATTTAGTGTTTATCGCGAAACAAAATACGGGCATTACAGTTAATCAACTGATTGCAAAAACTGACTGCACAGCTGCGCAAGCCAGACGTGTAATCGACGAGTTAGAGTTTCTTTGA
- the cysB gene encoding HTH-type transcriptional regulator CysB, whose translation MKLQQLRYIVEVLNNNLNVSATAESLYTSQPGISKQVRMLEDELGIQIFGRSGKHLTHVTSAGHEVINIATEILNKVEAIKAVAREHTQPDEGKLRIATTHTQARYALPDVIQGFMKKYPKVSLHMYQGTPQQISEASAKGDADFAIATESLHLYNDLIMLPCYHWNRSIIVRKDHPLAKVTNLTIADIAQYSLVTYVFGFTGRSELDKAFSAAGCEPKVAFTATDADVIKTYVRLGVGIGVIATMAMDPETDSDLVVLDASHLFKASTTKIGFRRGTFLRGYMFDFIERFAPHLNRDLVTKAMLLKNNVEIDEMMSDIELPTK comes from the coding sequence ATGAAGCTCCAACAACTAAGATACATTGTTGAGGTACTAAACAATAACCTCAATGTCTCGGCAACAGCCGAGAGCCTTTACACTTCGCAACCCGGCATTAGTAAGCAAGTTCGAATGTTGGAAGATGAATTAGGCATTCAAATTTTTGGTCGTAGCGGTAAACATTTAACCCATGTCACTTCAGCTGGCCATGAAGTGATCAACATTGCGACAGAAATTCTCAATAAAGTTGAAGCGATCAAAGCGGTCGCCCGCGAGCATACTCAGCCAGACGAGGGCAAGCTTCGCATCGCAACCACACACACTCAAGCGCGTTATGCATTGCCTGATGTTATTCAAGGGTTTATGAAAAAATACCCTAAAGTATCACTGCATATGTACCAAGGCACACCGCAGCAAATAAGCGAAGCATCGGCAAAAGGTGACGCAGACTTTGCTATTGCCACTGAATCTCTGCACTTATATAACGATTTGATTATGTTGCCTTGTTATCACTGGAATCGCAGCATCATTGTTCGCAAAGACCACCCATTAGCTAAAGTGACTAATTTAACCATTGCTGATATCGCGCAGTACTCGCTTGTGACTTATGTATTTGGCTTTACGGGGCGTTCAGAGCTAGACAAAGCGTTTAGTGCCGCAGGTTGTGAGCCAAAAGTTGCCTTTACTGCAACTGATGCGGATGTGATTAAAACATATGTACGCCTAGGTGTAGGCATTGGTGTAATTGCTACCATGGCAATGGATCCAGAAACCGACAGCGATTTAGTGGTATTAGATGCCAGTCATTTATTTAAAGCCAGTACCACTAAAATTGGTTTTAGACGCGGTACTTTCTTACGTGGCTATATGTTCGACTTTATTGAACGCTTTGCACCGCACTTAAATCGCGACTTAGTAACGAAAGCCATGTTGTTGAAAAATAATGTCGAAATAGACGAGATGATGTCGGATATTGAGTTGCCGACTAAGTAG
- a CDS encoding L-serine ammonia-lyase, with amino-acid sequence MISVFDMFSIGIGPSSSHTVGPMRAAKLFAEHLAEQALVAKTDRIRCELFGSLGQTGIGHGTGKAVILGLTGQAPESIPVESIEQILADTVASEQINLLGEHKIAFPKANAIIYHRRKTLPAHANAMTLYAYQGEEVIFEETYYSIGGGFIVQDCDFEKEKDKALSLHTNIKRPHIFSTADELIKEANEKGLSISTIMMNNEKCLSDEASIRTGLVAIWQAMKDSVERGMRTEGILPGGLKVNRRAPALHRSLSVENNNDPLSAMDWVNLFALAVNEENAAGSRVVTAPTNGAAGIIPAVLCYYDKFIKPVTDEDCIRYLLTAAAIGILYKTNATISGAEGGCQAEVGVACSMAAGALTEIMGGSPTQVENAAEIGMEHNLGLTCDPVGGLVQVPCIERNAMGAVKAINASRLALRGTGTHKVSLDKVIKTMWDTGNDMKTKYKETSRGGLAVNIIEC; translated from the coding sequence ATGATAAGTGTATTTGATATGTTTTCCATCGGTATCGGCCCTTCTAGCTCTCACACCGTTGGGCCAATGCGAGCAGCAAAATTATTTGCGGAACATTTAGCTGAACAAGCGCTAGTGGCGAAAACCGATCGCATTCGTTGTGAACTTTTTGGTTCGCTCGGTCAAACCGGTATTGGCCATGGCACAGGCAAAGCGGTAATTCTTGGGCTTACAGGTCAAGCACCAGAGAGCATTCCAGTCGAGTCGATAGAACAAATTCTTGCGGATACCGTTGCCAGTGAACAAATTAACTTGTTGGGCGAGCACAAAATAGCATTTCCAAAAGCAAACGCCATTATCTATCACCGCCGTAAAACCTTGCCTGCTCATGCCAATGCGATGACTCTTTACGCATACCAAGGCGAAGAGGTGATATTTGAAGAAACCTATTACAGCATTGGCGGCGGCTTTATCGTGCAAGATTGCGATTTTGAAAAAGAAAAAGACAAAGCACTGTCGCTGCATACCAATATCAAACGCCCGCATATTTTTTCAACCGCTGACGAGTTAATTAAAGAAGCGAACGAAAAAGGGTTAAGCATCAGTACCATCATGATGAACAACGAGAAGTGTTTATCAGACGAAGCGTCAATTCGCACTGGTTTGGTTGCCATATGGCAAGCAATGAAAGACAGCGTTGAGCGCGGTATGCGCACAGAAGGCATTTTACCCGGCGGTTTAAAAGTGAATCGTCGCGCCCCTGCCCTGCATCGCTCGTTATCGGTCGAGAATAACAACGATCCATTAAGTGCCATGGACTGGGTGAATTTATTCGCCTTGGCTGTAAATGAAGAAAATGCCGCAGGTAGTCGCGTAGTTACCGCACCAACCAATGGCGCAGCGGGCATTATTCCAGCTGTGCTTTGCTATTACGACAAGTTTATCAAACCGGTTACCGATGAAGATTGTATCCGCTATTTATTAACCGCCGCAGCGATTGGTATTTTGTATAAAACTAACGCGACCATCTCTGGAGCTGAAGGCGGCTGCCAAGCCGAAGTTGGTGTGGCTTGCTCAATGGCCGCTGGCGCATTAACCGAGATCATGGGCGGCTCACCAACACAGGTGGAAAACGCTGCAGAAATAGGTATGGAACATAACCTTGGTTTAACCTGCGATCCCGTTGGTGGTTTAGTGCAAGTACCATGTATTGAGCGCAACGCCATGGGCGCCGTAAAAGCCATTAATGCCTCACGCTTAGCACTACGCGGTACCGGTACACATAAAGTGTCACTGGATAAAGTGATTAAAACCATGTGGGATACCGGTAACGATATGAAAACTAAATACAAAGAAACGTCACGTGGCGGCTTAGCGGTAAATATTATCGAGTGTTAA
- a CDS encoding CoA pyrophosphatase, which produces MNKQDFIQKFQLQPLEPSSQTFVFPSKLKEAAVLIALCEMNKGEVSNAEVVSDKAQDELSLSVVLTKRASHLKHHAGQISFPGGKVESSDASKAETALREAEEEIGLNRQQVTVLGQLSDYHTVTGFNVTPVVGVISGDFDLSIDENEVAEVFTVPLKHFIDGDSHTKLPMYHRGHKHYVHFMPYQEHQIWGATAAIIADLVAHLMPQPA; this is translated from the coding sequence ATGAATAAGCAGGATTTTATTCAAAAATTTCAGCTACAACCACTTGAACCGTCAAGCCAAACATTTGTTTTCCCAAGTAAACTTAAAGAAGCGGCGGTATTGATTGCACTTTGCGAGATGAATAAAGGTGAAGTTAGCAATGCTGAGGTTGTGAGCGACAAAGCGCAAGACGAGCTTTCCTTATCTGTAGTGTTAACCAAACGCGCCAGTCATTTAAAACATCATGCTGGGCAAATTAGCTTTCCTGGCGGTAAAGTCGAAAGTTCAGACGCTTCAAAAGCAGAAACCGCACTACGCGAAGCAGAAGAAGAAATAGGCTTAAATCGCCAGCAGGTAACGGTACTAGGTCAGCTAAGCGATTATCACACCGTTACCGGTTTTAATGTTACCCCTGTGGTTGGTGTGATCAGCGGCGATTTCGATTTATCAATTGATGAAAATGAAGTAGCTGAGGTATTTACTGTGCCGCTTAAACATTTTATCGACGGTGATAGCCACACTAAACTGCCAATGTACCATCGCGGCCATAAACACTATGTGCACTTTATGCCCTACCAAGAGCACCAAATTTGGGGAGCTACTGCGGCCATCATCGCAGATTTAGTCGCTCACCTAATGCCGCAACCTGCTTAA
- the pabB gene encoding aminodeoxychorismate synthase component I, whose translation MSALNKSFELAARPINVSEPQAVVSLFSHYANQPWSFWLDSNESDHQDSRFDIIVTNPVLTIETTAKRKEHNSDNLADTVSTKVVAHSIEYQTLAGEFSGDPLALLKQLERSVFEKVTLPKTHLPFKTGAIGYFSYDLGGCFERLPTIATDDINLPLMAVGIYTQALVFDRQQGQLCLIAPSDSWQQQADKVMTLVAATNDHSDKTSKNDEQSFSLTSDWQANMSKAKYQQKFAQVQAYLHSGDCYQINLAQRFQASYQGDEFSAYLKLREANQAPFSAFMRLPSHSIVSISPERFVQLSGNKVQTKPIKGTLTRGETAEADKANAEQLSNSTKDRAENLMIVDLLRNDLSRVCQAGSVKVPKLFDIESFPAVHHLVSTVEGELASEHDGSDLLRAAFPGGSITGAPKIRAMEIIEELEPHRRNLYCGSIGYLSACGNMDTSITIRTLICQNQQIYCWAGGGLVADSKVDSEYQETFDKVRKILPVLAN comes from the coding sequence TTGTCAGCCCTAAATAAGAGTTTTGAGCTTGCTGCTCGCCCGATTAATGTTTCTGAGCCACAAGCGGTTGTCAGCCTATTTTCCCACTATGCAAATCAACCTTGGAGCTTTTGGTTAGACTCCAACGAAAGCGATCACCAAGATAGCCGCTTTGACATTATTGTGACGAATCCAGTGCTGACCATAGAAACAACGGCGAAGCGCAAAGAACATAATAGTGATAACCTAGCCGATACAGTCAGCACTAAAGTCGTTGCTCATAGCATTGAATATCAAACATTAGCTGGCGAGTTTTCTGGTGACCCATTAGCGCTATTAAAGCAGCTTGAACGTAGCGTTTTTGAAAAGGTTACTCTTCCTAAAACTCATTTACCCTTTAAAACGGGAGCGATTGGCTATTTTAGTTATGACCTAGGCGGCTGTTTTGAGCGCTTACCGACTATCGCTACTGATGATATTAATTTGCCTTTAATGGCGGTCGGTATTTACACTCAGGCGCTAGTGTTTGATCGCCAGCAAGGGCAACTGTGTTTAATTGCCCCAAGCGATAGCTGGCAACAGCAAGCCGATAAAGTAATGACGCTGGTCGCTGCTACGAACGACCACAGCGATAAAACTAGCAAGAACGATGAGCAAAGCTTTTCGTTAACCTCTGATTGGCAAGCGAATATGAGTAAGGCGAAATATCAGCAAAAGTTTGCGCAGGTACAAGCATATTTGCACTCGGGCGATTGTTATCAAATTAACCTTGCCCAACGTTTTCAGGCTAGTTACCAAGGGGATGAATTTAGCGCTTATCTAAAGCTTCGCGAAGCTAACCAAGCGCCCTTCTCGGCTTTTATGCGCTTGCCAAGCCACAGCATTGTCAGTATTTCACCTGAGCGCTTTGTACAGTTATCCGGTAACAAGGTACAAACCAAACCAATCAAAGGCACGTTAACACGCGGTGAAACTGCCGAGGCTGACAAAGCCAATGCCGAGCAGCTCAGTAACTCAACTAAAGATCGCGCGGAAAACCTGATGATTGTTGATTTACTTCGCAATGATCTCAGCCGCGTTTGCCAAGCTGGCAGTGTAAAAGTGCCTAAGTTGTTTGATATTGAAAGTTTCCCTGCTGTGCATCATCTGGTGAGTACCGTTGAAGGCGAGTTAGCAAGCGAGCACGATGGCAGCGACCTATTGCGCGCGGCTTTTCCGGGAGGCTCAATTACCGGCGCACCCAAAATTCGCGCCATGGAAATTATTGAAGAGCTAGAGCCACATCGCCGCAATTTATACTGTGGCTCGATTGGCTATTTATCGGCATGCGGCAACATGGACACCAGCATCACCATTCGCACCCTAATTTGCCAAAACCAGCAAATTTATTGCTGGGCTGGCGGCGGCTTGGTAGCCGATTCAAAAGTTGATAGCGAATACCAAGAAACTTTTGATAAGGTAAGGAAGATACTACCCGTGCTAGCCAACTAG
- a CDS encoding fumarate hydratase translates to MAIIKQQDFIESIADALQYISYYHPLDFVQALEKAYHKEESQAAKDAIAQILINSRMSATGKRPICQDTGIVTCFVKVGMAVQWDSTELTVQQMVDEGTRRAYMNPDNPLRASIVADPAGTRKNTKDNTPSVVHIDLVEGNEVEVMIAAKGGGSENKTKMAMLNPSDSIADWVVETLPKMGAGWCPPGMIGIGVGGTAEKAGVLAKESLMDPVDIQELIDRGPQNAEEELRLEIYERVNKLGIGAQGLGGLTTVVDVKINSAPTHAASKPVVMIPNCAATRHVHFYLDGSGPADLTPPKLEDWPEITWEVGENVRRVNVNDLKKADVSEWKTGETLLLSGKIFTGRDAAHKRIQEMMENGEELPVDFTDKFIYYVGPVDAIGDEAVGPAGPTTATRMDKFTDLMLSQTGLIGSIGKAERGPATCESIKNNKSVYLMAVGGAAYLVSKAIKHAKVVAFEDLGMEAIYEFDVEDMPVTVAVDSTGESAHVTGPAIWQAKIEELDEKLGA, encoded by the coding sequence ATGGCTATCATTAAACAACAAGACTTTATTGAATCGATTGCAGATGCGCTGCAATACATTTCTTACTATCATCCATTGGATTTCGTTCAAGCGCTTGAAAAGGCTTATCACAAAGAAGAAAGCCAAGCGGCAAAAGACGCCATTGCACAAATTCTAATTAACTCACGCATGTCGGCAACGGGTAAGCGTCCAATTTGTCAAGACACAGGTATTGTGACCTGTTTCGTGAAAGTAGGTATGGCTGTTCAGTGGGACAGCACTGAGTTGACCGTTCAGCAAATGGTTGATGAAGGTACGCGCCGTGCATACATGAACCCAGACAACCCATTACGTGCGTCGATTGTTGCTGACCCTGCGGGCACACGTAAAAACACTAAAGATAACACGCCATCAGTTGTTCATATCGATTTGGTGGAAGGCAACGAAGTTGAAGTTATGATCGCTGCTAAAGGTGGCGGTAGTGAAAACAAAACCAAAATGGCGATGTTAAACCCGTCTGACTCAATTGCTGATTGGGTAGTTGAAACCTTACCAAAAATGGGCGCTGGTTGGTGTCCACCGGGTATGATTGGTATTGGTGTTGGCGGTACCGCTGAAAAAGCAGGTGTTCTAGCTAAAGAAAGCTTAATGGACCCAGTAGACATTCAAGAGTTGATTGATCGCGGCCCACAAAACGCGGAAGAAGAGTTACGTTTAGAAATTTATGAGCGTGTTAACAAGCTAGGCATTGGCGCACAAGGCCTTGGCGGTTTAACTACTGTAGTTGATGTGAAAATTAACTCAGCACCTACTCACGCTGCGTCTAAGCCGGTGGTGATGATCCCTAACTGTGCAGCAACTCGCCACGTACATTTCTATTTAGATGGCTCAGGCCCAGCGGACTTAACACCGCCTAAATTAGAAGATTGGCCAGAAATCACTTGGGAAGTCGGTGAAAACGTACGCCGCGTTAACGTAAACGACTTGAAAAAAGCCGATGTGAGCGAATGGAAAACAGGTGAAACCTTATTGCTAAGCGGTAAGATTTTTACCGGTCGTGACGCTGCTCATAAGCGCATTCAAGAAATGATGGAAAACGGTGAAGAGCTGCCAGTAGATTTCACTGACAAGTTTATTTACTACGTAGGCCCAGTTGATGCCATTGGCGACGAAGCAGTAGGCCCAGCAGGCCCAACAACGGCAACTCGCATGGATAAGTTCACAGATCTTATGTTATCGCAAACCGGCTTAATTGGTTCAATCGGTAAAGCAGAGCGTGGCCCAGCAACCTGCGAATCGATTAAGAACAACAAGTCTGTGTACCTAATGGCCGTAGGTGGCGCGGCATACTTAGTATCAAAAGCGATTAAACACGCGAAAGTGGTTGCCTTTGAAGACTTAGGTATGGAAGCGATTTACGAGTTTGACGTTGAAGATATGCCAGTAACTGTCGCAGTAGACAGCACTGGTGAATCGGCTCATGTGACTGGCCCAGCAATTTGGCAGGCAAAAATCGAAGAGTTGGATGAAAAACTAGGTGCGTAG